Part of the Paroedura picta isolate Pp20150507F chromosome 3, Ppicta_v3.0, whole genome shotgun sequence genome is shown below.
TCATCTTCTCACCTAAAAATCCAAAGACAGTAAATCCCCACCTTCACTGAAACATGCTGGGAAACCTTGGCCACtcagtcagtctctctctctctaccctaAAGTACCTTTTTGTCATAAGAATAAAACTGGACAAATGGATAAGTATGTCTCCCTGAACTTCTTGAAGTATAGCTGGGATAAAAAAGTCATAAAAAGCTCCTGCTTTTGAATCAAAAACTGACAGCTGGCTGAAATCAACTGCAAAGTGTCTGTCAGGGATTCTGAGCAAAGCTGAATTCAGAAATGATGGGGAAATGCCTGGCTGATTCCTCTGATGGTGCCACCAGTGATAGTAGGAAAGTATATCCAGCTGGAATTCGTGTTCAGTCACAATAGTGGAATGCAAGTAGTTTCCTGAAGAAACAACAGCTTTTATGGATGCAAAAAGGTgtctaaagaaaaacaaaacaaaatgcaaacaagTTTCACTTACCCTAACAGCAGCCTGCTTACACTGCTTTTCATCCAAGCAATCTCCAGCTACCTTAGCCAGTGTGGTATCCAGGGGGTTGTCCTTCAGATCCAGCCACTTCAGGTTCTGTTGAACAGGAACAAATGCAGAACCAAAACAATTCAATGGCCAATATTTTCCACTTTTTATTCCTTAAAACTATTACTTATCCTATTGCTACTACTCAAAAGGCCCTAAAGATTCTGAGCAAAATAGAAATACATGCACATTAAAGACAGTGTTTCACAGACCAGGCTTAACTCATTATTTCTGAAGTCTATCTAGACAATTCTCATGCTGTGAAAAAACTGATTCTGAGGCTTTAGTTCTGCTATGGAGGCAGCAAATAAGGCTTGTGCTATTAAACCCGTACCTGCTTGGGAGCTGTTAACCCATTAGCAAGATGACTAATTGCCCAAGATTTTGGCATGGAATGCAACAGGTACAGGTAGATCTTTCTAAAAGTAGCACTACATTTCAAAGAGCTACAATTATTGTGAGAGGAAAAGCATGTCAgtaacaaaaccaaaacaaaagacaaaggaaagggaaggacttAACccaaaaagcaaattaaaaagttACACAAATCAGAATATAAGGGCCCAATAGTTCTATGTGTAAACTTAAAGCATAAATGTtaccaaatatataaaatatcaaaATACAATAAGATATAATGGCTACCTGGCCAATCTTAGGAAAGTAACTCCCCTATCCAAGAGGATGTATGTGTTCACTAGCTACTTCTATGGATAAGGCTACATAAATTAAACTTAAAGAATCAAGCCATAAAAAGCCATCTAATTTCCTCACACAGGGAAATAAGGACAGGAACATAATAGTGCCAGAATATGAATTTTTACCCACATTTGCCAAGAAAACCAATTTTCACTAGAGAAATTAACACTGGAATGATTTTTAGCATGTTCAGGGCTGAAATCCAATCCAAGACCAAACATAATTGGGGGTAGGTGGGAAGTGAGTGAGATAATTACCTTGAGTTGTGCAAAACTGACTGGCAAGGTAACCAATCGATTGTTCAGAAGGTCCAGGTGTTGCAAGTTAACCAAACGACCAAAGTCCGAGGGCAGCTGTTGAAGCTGATTTTTACTCAGGTCTAATTTCACCAAGTGGGTCAAACTGCAGAAGTCTGACTGGAACCcaaatacaaatgaaaaaaaaaaagtgcaatgACCATCTTATCTTAAAGCTGAGACATACAAAAACCTGAGGTGTAGTTGACAGTGCAGAAAGCACAAAATAACTCATGCACCCTTCTCTCTCGCTGTCCCAGAGCTTCTTAAAACTTATAACCTTCCTCCAAAATTGTCAGGGCATAACCAGCCCCGTCCCCTGGGCCCTTTTTTATTCTTCAaacaatcttgtgaggttggGTGAGAAACGAGGACTAGCTCAAGTGCACCAAGAGTGCCTAAACAGAGCTTTACCCTCTGAGCCATTGCTGATGGGCTTAGAAGCTGATGGGCTTAGAAGACTGCAATTATGTTCAGGTTGGCACTGTGACTGAATGGGAATCTGAACCCAAGACTCACCAGTCCATCCCAACCATTATACAGGACTTTGAGACTTCCCTCATGCTAGCAGTACAAACAGAAAAAATAGGCAGCACACTGAGCTTTCTTTAATCATACAAAGATAAGAAAACGATAGTTCCTAAATGGACTGACATTCCAGTTCCAGAAACTTTGACCCCAATGTTTCTCCCCGAATTAGTCCATTAATACTGGCACATGTGTAACCTTTCACATCCACTTTGAGATGAAAGGATCTGCTATAAACAGGTGGCAGACATATTTTCATTCTCCCCAAAACGTTAGCTGTATTTCACCTACTTCTCACCAAATGCCACTGATCAACTTTAGGACCATAGCAAAAGCATGTAAATGAGAACTACCATTATTAGTACATGTCAACACTGACCAGGCTTTATTTACCCCATTTCTATATCAAAAGTCTGCTAATAGGGTAAAGTTATAACTTACTGGTAAAGAGGTGAGGTTGTTACAGGACAGATCCAAAACATTAGCCTTTGGAAGCCCTGCCTGAAAAAGAACCAGAACCAAATTAATTCTGTCAGCTGGAGACAGGACTTTGTAAAGACTGAATACAGGCAAAAGAAACCTCAGTGACATGGTTTTCAGAGTTCATTGCTTGCCAAAccatacaggttttttttttactattttaaatAGCAAAATCATATTTTACAAATGCTGATTATTATCACAGACTCTCCCATTTATGTGGTTCTGTGTTTCAGCTGCAAGATCTGTCAAATTAGTTAGAAGCACCTGTATTCCTTTGAAAGCTGGCTGCCAGAGCTAAACAAATTTCTCTACTCATCTGGTCATTTACTTGTTCGTCATCCATTCCAGAAAGAGAATTTGTGAACTACTATTTGCTTAAAGGGATCAAGAGAAAATGCTAAGCCAGCAGCTCTTTAGGCTGGGATTTCTTTTCATTACAGTTCTACTACAATTACCTAAACATCTCTTGAACAAGGAGCCAAAGCCACCTATCTTTATTCCAATTCTGTTCTCCGAAATCCATAATGCAAATTTCAAGGCTGTTGCTTTCAAGTTGTGAAAACACCTATTCTCAGATACGCTTACAGTTTAAACTTGCTTTACAAATCTAAAACTGTGACAGAGAAATCAACCAACTTCTCATTGTGTATTCAAAATTCTTACTAAAGGCATTACACTCACAAGAGACTGCATAGATACCAATCCCTTGGCATGAATAAGAAAATGGATACCAACCAGCTCTTTAACTGGCACCTCATTCAAGTCACACAAGCTTAAATCCAACTCATTGCCTTCCAGTTTGTCCTTCAGATTTACTCCTTTTCCTCCAGGTTTTGCCATGATGTTCGATGAACCTAATTTTGTCCAAGCAGCCTGGCAAATGATTGTGTTCCTGAAGAGGCAGAAAGAGTAAAGGTGTCCTCCTACTAATTATGAATGCTGTATACAAGGGTGGCAGCATCATAAAGTCATGCACCTGCATATCACTTAGCAAAAAAACAACTCCAGGTCAGAATTATCTTTCTTTAATTATCATGATAGCAACAGAATTTTTTGAACTGTTATGAAAActctccactctccaaagtacggtttcgggggggggggggggggttggtcacTGCTAAGGCTGTTGACTGTTACCACTTGTGGTAAAGGAGGATTTTGTAACATAAAACCCTACCCCCTGTTTACAAAAGATATCAGGAACTGTGATTTTCTATGGTCTTAGGATGCTGCTACAGCATCCCCACTCCAGAGAGTGAAaaaacatcccttcctctctccatcatCAGAACAGCAGCTATTACTGTCACCAAATAAGAGGCCCTTTGGGGCCCTTTGgataaataaattatgcaaaaactAACACTTTCCCCAAACATTCTCTAGCATTGCTTGTCCCATTCTAAATCAAACATGCTGCAGCCTGCCTGACACTATTATATTCAGTTTCCTGAAACTGTCCTTCAGATGCCCAGCAATACGCCTCACCGGGAGCAGCATAGAgtgtccctgcattgtgcagcaaaAGAGAGCTCACCCAATGTCAAGGCAATGGACAGAGTTTGTCCTTCTCACAACAGTCATACCCTGAAGCTCAGgatcttactccccccccccaatgaactaGTTACATAGGAAACAGGGGGGGGGACCCACAGAGACACCACAATACTGTACAGCTAACTTGCTCTTCACATCAATGACTTCTGTCATGGGGAATTGAGCTCACCCATTCATGCCTATGGGATTCTGTCATTGTTCATTCTAGACTGTGACAAAACGCTGGAATAAATTTAGGAAGTTTTGgggttggctttttaaaatttacacattCACTGTcggtcccccctcccacaaacagGCTCTGTGCCTTTAACGAGGGTGTGACGCGCAGAAATTCAACAAGTGACACCTCAACTTTAGCCACTCAAGGGGAGCGACCAGCACCGGTTGAATTCCTGCCAGTCAAGGCTATGTCAGGGAAGACCCCTCTCGGAGTGGCTCACAATTGGCAAGTGTTCTGAAGCAGGTTAGTTTGTCTTGTATGACGGCCACCCTGTGCCGGCGCAAAGTGGAGAGCTGGTTCCCCTCGCCTTGTCCTTTGCAGACCTCTGGCAGCTCTCGCCGCACACGTGGCAACCACGTTTTCCTCCACGCCCAAGATCTCCAATTCCCCTTCCCCCGGCAGGACGGTCGCATCAAGCCCCCAGCGCTGCTCCTCCCAGCACAGGGCAGACTCGTGGCAAGCAGCAGCCCCCGGCACCACCAGCCCCACCCGCCCTGAGCAGCCAGCAGCTCTccgggagaggggagaaaagcaaggggggaggggatctggGGTGGGCGCGAAGAACGCAGCCCCGGAGCAAGGCGCGTCTCCTGCTTAGGAGAGGGGGCGGCGGCTGCCTCCAGCGCCACACTCACCTCGCCCCCGCGCCTCCAGCACCAGCGCCAGCCACTTCCGCGCCCGCCTCCTCTCTCCGAAGAGTTGCGCGCTGGCAAGAGCGGCTCGCAAGCGGCGAGGAAAGGACCATCGCCCTCTGGAGGTGGCGGCGGCGCcggcggctcaaagcggcttatgaagACAGAACAGAGCTCACggggggaagtgggaagggaaTGGCGCCGCGCCTCCTGCGTGAGCCGTGTTCTAGAATAAAGGCTTTAAGAGGCATCGTCATAGTTAACTATTGTTAGTCCTGTGGGATGCGTAAGCGGGGATGAGGCAGGCAACTTGAAGAGGAAAGGCCCGTGCATGTCCATGCAGGTCACTGTGGGAACTGGGTCAGCGTGCCTGTGTtgcccgggagaaggctgcagccTTGAAACTTTAGAATGACGTGCGCAAGCAGATTACAGTTAGACCAGCCAGTACGTTCTGCCTAGCAGACAATGACCATGCTCTTTTGCCGCTACACTTTACCAAAATAtaggaaggcaccacatttacaAATGTTAACACCTAGATACAggtactgttttttaaaatcgaTTTTTAAAACGTTTCAAAGCACAACAATTATTTTCCTCACATGCTAAAGTTTTAGGCCACACAATCCAGCATAGACTTTTCTGTGCTTAAACAGTTCTTGATTAAGCCTACTGAAATCAATCAACTATAAAGCAAGCTTATCTCTAAATTAGATTAATGGATAAGACTGTGCAACAAACAATGTATGATGTGGCCTAGGTGCCACCCAGGCTCTGATTTTGAAAGCATTTATCTTTCTACCTTGTTGACTAAGACCAGTTTCTCTCTACCAGTCATGTGAGGCCCAGAAAAAAGCAGAGAGCAGGAAAATTGAGAATGAGTTCTTTGCATGGAATTTGAACGTATTGGTCTTCATTAGCAGAGGGCTTAATCTCTATTGTGGCATAccaccagggagggccaatcaggtagggagtgaattgtcaGTTTGAGTTTTTTTATGTTTAGTGATTATGTGTTCCAGTATATGGAAATCTTGAAAttagaggagaaaaagaaatagaCTAATTAAAGATCTTCTGGCTGGGAAAAATCTTAGCAATCAAAACTAATGTACTGCAAAAATTAAATTTTGTATTTCAAATGTCACCCATATATATTGAAGAAAAAATCTTGACACAGCAGCAGAgacataaataattttattagaatggcaagaaaccaagaataagttttaaaatgtttcaagacGAGAAAAAAAGATAAGGTTTAGCAGTTCCAAATTTAATATTATCAAGCAGCAGGTCTGGTCTGGATTGCAGACTGGATTAAACATTCAAAATGAAAAATAGTAAAACTTTACTATTTTAAATCAGCATACCTAGATGGCCTATGCAAttatttatggattaaaaatCAACCCAAATCACTATAACAGAAGAAAAATGTCATAGTTATGGATTATTGAGATTtctaggggccaaacccattgcattcaggaatacaacgggcactaaatgggggaggggagaactctgcagatgacctccccccccccggacctggaaaggctgcaggttagAGGTCGCCGGGCAGGGAACTGCAGCATCTGGGCcttgaagggaagtggaaggaggaggggtggtcaggggtgggagacagctggccactggacagacaggcaaggcagTTGGAAGAGGaactcaagggtgggacagctctgagtgggtgttaagtgctgagtggcacttaagtcgtgagacccgctcctcctccaaggtgttaccagaaatatatagtggaacaaatAGTTTTTACATCAGAATATATTGCACTCCATAAATTCTCTGCTTATCTACAATCTACAACAGAGGCATATTCCAATAaaaaatatgagaaataaaagtgACTTTTTAACCTAAATAGGGGGAAGTATAGGAGTTCAACCACATACAGATGTAGAATGCTGATGACATCCGAGCTCAgttttgccagcttccaggtggagcctggagatcaccccaaattacagctgatcccaaaactacagtgatcagttctcctggagaaaatgattggttatgagggtggactccatggcatcatgctctgctgagctccctcacCTTCCTACATCTtgacctccccaggcttcaccctcaaatctccaggaatttcccaccccagagatgGTAACCCTAAATTAGATTTCATTTCTTTATATAAAAGCTGACAAAAACCTTGGGTTGTGTTAGATCACATGATCAAGTGAAAATTTGTTCTTGGTTTCACTATGAGGAAGATATTATTTTGTACTAGAAGCAAAGCCTACTGCagccagggaaacaacaggtgctagggATGCACTCCTTCACTGTGTCCTTCCTAGGGGTTGGCcgtatggcaaaagctcctgcccacccctggactcttgaggccctgtctccaaacctccaggaaaatTCCTGACCCAgaagtcaccaacctccaggcacagcctggaagtcttctggaattggaggtcatctgcagactatagataTCAGcaccccagggggaaatggctattttggagggggcaCTCTGCAAGATACCATGGATACCACCAAGgtagtatccatatggaaagggaaactcTATATCTTCCCAgttccacccacatcagcattattttccctactGCAGTTGCCCCTGAcagctacccccaaagcattcctcccttctcagattgcaaattgcaaaggTCACATGACTTTTTAATGCTTGAACAGGCAGGtcatgagttgtctgcatgcaatttgagctgattggtcctcactagcagagtgcaatttgacctgattggcccttattggcagagtgctctttctATTAGCTGTacacccccagggaaggccaatcaagtagggagtgagttgtctgcacacaatttgaactgattggccctgattggcagagtgcagtttgaattgattggccctgattggcagagtgctctctctattggtggcacacccctaatcaggtagggagtgagttgtcaacttattatgcttagagccagcttggtgtaatggttaggagtgtggacttctaatttggtgagtcaggtttgattcaatgctcccccacatgcagccagctgggtgatcttgggcttgccacagcactgatagagctgttctgaccgagcaggaatatcagagctctctcagcctcacaaggtgtctgttgtggggagaggaaagggaaggcaattgtaagcccctttgagaccccgtccagtagagaaaagcggcattagTTAACTCATCTTTTTCTAGTGATAGTTAGGATAGGGGGTTGTACATCACATGAGTTAGTTGAAGCAAAGTAGTCAAGAGCTTTGAAAAACTTGTAGCCAGATTTGAACTTTGAAAGAACCAAAGAGTTCAAATCTGGACACAAGTTTTTCAAAGCTTTTTATTACTACTTCACTTTGACTAATTTATATGTGTCTGTAGTCATGCATCCTGCTTTTTTTTGTGGTTCTCGTTTGTTTAATGCCCTTTGGGGGGGATTCCAGAGGCATTATAGCACGGAACGGGTTAACAAAGGGGTGAAAGTTCCCTttttattcttaaaatattgttcttaagTGTCTGTGATGCATCCCACTGGCGCTGTCTTGCTCGTTCCGGCTTCCACCCCGTCCCCACTTGCAGTTCACCGTCCAACGGACACCAGCTGCTAGTCAAGTGGGCGCGCGCCTCCCGCTGCTTAGCCTCCCTAAGTCAACAGTTTCGGAGGGTGCCGCCGCATCTTCTCTTCCCGCCTTTCGCCAGTTCGTTTCCTTACGTAACCTTTTACCGAGCTTTGCTCTAGACGGGATGGGGGCGGGCACTTAAAAACTCGCCCGGCTTGTTCTTGGCGAAAAGGAGACGACGGGACGTTCCCGCTCTCCCTTCCCCTTCGAGCCCTCGCTCCCCGGCGAAGTATGCGGGGGAAACGGGAGGCTGCAGCTGCCCTCATCCCGCCGAGCGGCACGGCGTTATAAACCCGCCTCAagttaacgggggggggggggcagctgccccagctccgccgccgccgccgccgccgccgccgccccagctccgccgccgccgccccagctccgccgccgccgccgccgccgccgcgtgtTCTCCGCGTCCCCGGGCTCTGCCCTCGGAGCGCGGAGGTCCTGCCAAGAGGCTCGGTGGACTCGAGGGAGCTGAAGCCGCCGGCGCCGGACTGCGCTTGTAGCACTGTGCGGAAGCCTGCCTAGCCCGGCGGCTCTCCCTGCAAGGAGGCGGCCGGCCAGCGCCTTCCCTTCTGCCCAAAAGTCCCTTCCCGCCCAGCCCACAGGCCGTTACCCTGTCGCCGGGGGCGGGCTGAGCAGCGGcagccccaccccttccagcGCCCGgcttgggggcgggaggggggtgaGGGCGCCGGCATCTcgcggggagggggcaggccgCGACACTCTCCGGGAGACTTTGGTGCACACACGGCGCACACATGGCTTCGACCGCTGCTGGCCCGCTGAAGAGAGCGACTCGGGGGGCGCTGGCCGTGCTGGTGAATCGCACCGGCCTCCGGGGCATCCAGCGTCTCAGGTAGGGGGCAAGGGAGGAAAAGAGTGTCGCATCAGGCAGGACACGGAGCCAAacgggtcaccgtgttggtcagaagcaactGGACAAAAGTTCGAGTCCGGGGTCACCTTAAAGGTGcgcctggactcaaacttcgttcacAACGCAAGTGGGGAAGGCTTAGAGAAAGcgaaggggaaggggagcaatCGCAAGAACAAGGAGGGGGAGGCGATTACAGAGTAAAGTTGTCTCCAGGCTTTAAGCCAAGGGGTTGGATAAAAAAGACGGAGGGATCAATGTCAGAATCGGCatgggggagtgggtgggagttcTTGGAAGGAGACTtgctggagatgaggggatggaggtaTTTCGAGGACACAGAagaaggggcgggaggaagtggtgcacttgggaagggggggaatggcAATATTTGGACACAGCTGGAGATGAACGAAGGGTTCGGAGAGCACAGAGGAGAGTAGGAAATGTGTGGGTGAACTCAGCTTTCTTTGAAATATGAATCCTTTTTGCATATTCTGGTACAGTGATGGATCTTTCTTCCCTGAAAGTGTATCTGAATAATTCTGGCATTTCTTCCCTAATTTCTGTGGGAAGAGCATTGAAGCAATTTATTTGGAGTCAACAAGGAAAGAGAGTTGGTTAAAGCCAGCCAAATGAAGTTCCTACATTGTTAATGTCACCATTGCCTCTgggtgtgcattttaaaaatcaatgaagTTAGTTTTGGTTACttcttaattaatttttttttgggggggtacaaACACCAACTAGACTAAAGGGGCTCCAGTAGCTTCAGGCTCCATTGCTCTGTCCTGCTGTGGCTGAAAACAGAGCTGGTGGTTTGCCCAGTTCAGCTTGCAGGACCCTGCACTTTTCTTGGCACATTTGCTGATATCAGAGATGATTTTGGCATGTCCTGTTGTGTCAGCAGATTCGTCAGGAAGTGAACTCTCCTATCGTTATTTAAACTGTCTGTACTTCTGTACACTTGCTTTGCAGTATCTTCTTAtcccagagttttaaaaaatcagctaaaTTGCTAGTTTCCTATTGGTTAAGTGTGCAAAAGTACAGGATCTAagtggtttttcttcttttgttttttatTCACAAGAAATGGGACAGTTCCTAATATGTGTGTCATACTTCCAATTCAGTGGGACTTTTATATTTCTGGAATAGTAAACCACCTTGAGTTAGAAAGGAAGGGTTGTGTAAAAATATGTtaataaacatattttatttatatttttgttacttaatagtctgcctttctcatgtaCTCTGAAGGCAGATTATGTAAGAGTGTGAGCAATAGGATGAGGAGACTAATAAACAAAGAAATAGGACTAGGATTTCCAGAAGTGTGAAACAAGGCATAAATATTAAATATCACACATTAAACAGTGCAGGAAATGGTATTAAGTTAGCAGGAATGTAATCCAGTGAAAGCAAGGTAAAAGCATACAGCAACAgataatacatgtatttattaaaacattttaatgccgcCTTTTCACCTGTTTAGTGTTCCAAAGGCAGTGAACATGAAAACATTTGAACAcagtatttaaaattataaaataattcaatgaaAACACACTAGCATGTCTTATCAGGAAGGATGGCCAACAATAGTTATTAGgggtatgccaaacaaaacagaaaaatctttaCACTTCAAGATGGAGACCAATAAATCTTCGTGGGGAAGGAGTTCCAAACATCTGGTACTACAACTGAGAACAGAACTGTTCAGGAGGGCATTATTATAAAGGAATGGGGCTGCATTATAAGAGAATGATTCAGGGAGATGTTTTGATAGAAAGAACAGGACTATGGAATATACTACTACTATGTAATATAACAAATTgccacaacaaattgtggcaagttcttgaagagatgggaataccagagcatcttatttgtctcttgagaaatttatatgcaggtcaagaagcaacagtgagaactgaacatggaatcactgactggttcaaaattgagaaaggagttcggcaaggctgtatactgtcgccttgcctatttaacttgtatgcagagcgcatcatgagaaaggcaagattagaggagtcacaaattgggatcaagattgcagggagaaatatcaacaacctcaaatatgcagatgataccactctaacggcagaaagtgaagaggaattaaagagcctgttgatgcgggtgaaggaggagagtgcaaaagttggcttgaaactcagcatcaagaaaacgaagatcatggcatccggccctctcaattcctggcaaatagatggggaagagatggagatagtgacagattttattttcctgggctccaagatcactgcagatggggactgcagcaaagaaattagaagatgcttgctcatggggaggaaagctatggcaaatctagacagcatcctaacaagcagagacatcacc
Proteins encoded:
- the LRRC59 gene encoding leucine-rich repeat-containing protein 59 isoform X2 codes for the protein MVLSSPLASRSCQRATLRREEAGAEVAGAGAGGAGARNTIICQAAWTKLGSSNIMAKPGGKGVNLKDKLEGNELDLSLCDLNEVPVKELAGLPKANVLDLSCNNLTSLPSDFCSLTHLVKLDLSKNQLQQLPSDFGRLVNLQHLDLLNNRLVTLPVSFAQLKNLKWLDLKDNPLDTTLAKVAGDCLDEKQCKQAAVRVLQYMKSIQSELDRERQRKLQAERELEKKREAEQRAREAQERELRKREKAEEKERRRREYDALKAAKQEMDKHRKKENERSVSHPSKQPQNKRSWSGILLKMLLFLLLSALSTLAICNITDLQHRSVCISVNRLCEDALTLLQSHRILRNVLQLNSQQ
- the LRRC59 gene encoding leucine-rich repeat-containing protein 59 isoform X1: MVLSSPLASRSCQRATLRREEAGAEVAGAGAGGAGARNTIICQAAWTKLGSSNIMAKPGGKGVNLKDKLEGNELDLSLCDLNEVPVKELAGLPKANVLDLSCNNLTSLPSDFCSLTHLVKLDLSKNQLQQLPSDFGRLVNLQHLDLLNNRLVTLPVSFAQLKNLKWLDLKDNPLDTTLAKVAGDCLDEKQCKQAAVRVLQYMKSIQSELDRERQRKLQAERELEKKREAEQRAREAQERELRKREKAEEKERRRREYDALKAAKQEMDKHRKKENGENPKRSVSHPSKQPQNKRSWSGILLKMLLFLLLSALSTLAICNITDLQHRSVCISVNRLCEDALTLLQSHRILRNVLQLNSQQ